A single region of the Streptomyces vilmorinianum genome encodes:
- the rimO gene encoding 30S ribosomal protein S12 methylthiotransferase RimO gives MPERRTVALVTLGCARNEVDSEELAGRLAADGWELVENAEDADVAVVNTCGFVEAAKKDSVDALLEANDLKDHGKTQAVVAVGCMAERYGKELAEALPEADGVLGFDDYSDISNRLQTILSGGSVEAHTPRDRRKLLPLSPVERQKAAAEVALPGHGTVDAPENVPADLPDGLAPASGPRAPLRRRLDTSPVASVKLASGCDRRCSFCAIPSFRGSFVSRRPSDVLNETRWLAEQGVKEVMLVSENNTSYGKDLGDIRLLETLLPDLAAVDGIERVRVSYLQPAEMRPGLIDVLTSTEKVVPYFDLSFQHSAPDVLRAMRRFGDTDRFLELLETIRGKAPLAGARSNFIVGFPGETEADFAELERFVTHARLDAIGVFGYSDEDGTEAATYEHKLDQEVVDERLAHLSRLAEELTAQRAEERIGETLEVLVESIDEEDGVIGRAAHQAPETDGQVVLTADSAASRDLAPGRMVMAKVVGTEGVDLVAECLFEEAGR, from the coding sequence ATGCCCGAACGCCGTACCGTCGCCCTTGTCACTCTTGGCTGCGCCCGTAACGAGGTGGACTCGGAGGAGCTCGCAGGCCGCTTGGCAGCGGACGGCTGGGAGCTCGTCGAGAACGCCGAGGACGCCGATGTCGCCGTCGTCAATACCTGTGGATTCGTCGAAGCCGCGAAGAAGGACTCCGTCGACGCCCTCCTCGAAGCCAATGATCTGAAGGATCACGGCAAGACCCAGGCCGTCGTCGCGGTCGGCTGCATGGCCGAGCGGTACGGCAAGGAGCTCGCCGAGGCCCTCCCCGAAGCCGACGGCGTGCTCGGCTTCGACGACTACTCCGACATCTCCAACCGGCTGCAGACCATCCTCAGCGGTGGCAGCGTCGAGGCCCACACCCCGCGTGACCGGCGCAAGCTGCTGCCGCTGTCCCCGGTGGAGCGGCAGAAGGCCGCGGCCGAGGTGGCGCTGCCCGGGCACGGCACCGTGGACGCCCCGGAGAACGTGCCCGCCGACCTTCCCGACGGCCTGGCCCCGGCCTCCGGGCCGCGCGCCCCGCTGCGCCGCCGGCTGGACACCAGCCCCGTCGCCTCCGTGAAGCTCGCCTCCGGCTGCGACCGCCGCTGCTCCTTCTGCGCCATCCCGTCCTTCCGCGGCTCCTTCGTCTCGCGGCGTCCCTCGGACGTCCTGAACGAGACGCGCTGGCTCGCCGAGCAGGGCGTGAAGGAGGTCATGCTGGTCTCCGAGAACAACACCTCGTACGGCAAGGACCTCGGCGACATCCGCCTTCTGGAGACCCTGCTGCCCGACCTCGCGGCGGTCGACGGCATCGAGCGCGTCCGGGTCAGCTACCTCCAGCCCGCCGAGATGCGGCCCGGCCTGATCGACGTCCTGACCTCGACCGAGAAGGTCGTCCCGTACTTCGACCTCTCCTTCCAGCACAGCGCCCCGGACGTGCTGCGGGCCATGCGCCGCTTCGGCGACACCGACCGTTTCCTGGAGCTTCTGGAGACGATTCGGGGGAAGGCCCCGCTGGCCGGTGCCCGGTCCAACTTCATCGTCGGCTTCCCCGGCGAGACCGAGGCGGACTTCGCCGAGCTGGAACGCTTCGTCACGCACGCGCGGCTCGACGCCATCGGCGTCTTCGGCTACTCCGACGAGGACGGCACGGAAGCCGCCACGTACGAGCACAAGCTCGACCAGGAGGTCGTCGACGAGCGGCTCGCCCACCTCTCGCGGCTCGCCGAGGAGCTCACCGCCCAGCGTGCGGAGGAGCGGATCGGAGAGACCCTGGAAGTACTCGTCGAATCGATCGACGAGGAGGACGGCGTGATCGGCCGTGCGGCCCACCAGGCGCCCGAGACGGACGGCCAGGTCGTCCTCACCGCGGACTCCGCCGCGAGCCGGGATCTCGCTCCCGGCCGTATGGTCATGGCGAAGGTCGTGGGAACGGAAGGCGTCGACCTGGTGGCCGAGTGTCTTTTTGAGGAGGCGGGCAGATGA
- a CDS encoding helix-turn-helix domain-containing protein yields the protein MSIGNSPESPEDDRNFPADDRDSIGRALQQARIAAGLTVDEVSASTRVRIPIVHAIEEDDFSRCGGDVYARGHIRTLARAVGIDPAPLVEQYDAGHGGRPAPTPAAPLFEAERIRPEPRRPNWTAAMVAAIVAVVGFVGFTMFSGNDGQGRSGAVAEGPAPEKKTTAPTTKPTKTANPTPVPSESAIAAVPKDKVTVKLTAIDDKSWISAKASDGKLLFDGLLLKGESKTFQDDERVDLILGNAGPIELYVNGKKVEEKFESGAVERLSYTKGDPEAG from the coding sequence GTGTCCATCGGCAACTCCCCCGAATCCCCCGAAGACGACCGGAACTTCCCGGCAGACGACCGGGATTCGATCGGTCGTGCCCTTCAGCAGGCCCGGATCGCCGCCGGTCTCACCGTCGACGAGGTCAGCGCGTCCACCCGGGTCCGTATCCCGATCGTGCACGCGATCGAGGAGGACGACTTCTCGCGCTGCGGCGGCGACGTCTACGCCCGCGGGCACATCCGCACGCTCGCGCGCGCCGTCGGCATCGATCCCGCGCCGCTGGTCGAGCAGTACGACGCCGGGCACGGCGGCCGTCCCGCGCCGACGCCCGCCGCGCCGCTCTTCGAGGCGGAACGCATCCGCCCCGAGCCCCGCCGCCCCAACTGGACCGCCGCCATGGTCGCCGCGATCGTCGCCGTGGTCGGCTTCGTCGGCTTCACGATGTTCAGCGGGAACGACGGGCAGGGCAGGTCCGGCGCGGTGGCGGAGGGCCCGGCCCCCGAGAAGAAGACCACGGCCCCCACCACGAAGCCGACCAAGACGGCGAACCCCACGCCCGTGCCCTCCGAGAGCGCCATCGCGGCGGTCCCGAAGGACAAGGTCACGGTCAAGCTGACCGCCATCGACGACAAGAGCTGGATCTCGGCCAAGGCGAGCGACGGCAAGCTGCTCTTCGACGGGCTCCTCCTCAAGGGCGAGTCCAAGACCTTCCAGGACGACGAGCGCGTGGACCTGATCCTCGGCAACGCCGGCCCCATCGAGCTCTACGTCAATGGCAAGAAGGTCGAAGAGAAGTTCGAGTCGGGTGCCGTCGAGCGGCTCTCGTACACCAAGGGCGACCCCGAGGCCGGATGA
- a CDS encoding DNA translocase FtsK, whose amino-acid sequence MASRTSGKGSQGTAGTAKPRAGRTTGAAKKAAPGKSPAKSPVKPPAKKTAAKKAAPAKRPPAKKPAAKKAAPKPAPSPTGGVYRLARGIWLGLAHAVGAMFRGIGRGARGLDPAHRKDGMALLLLGVALIVAAGTWSNLRGPVGDLVEMLVTGAFGRLDLLVPLLLGAMGVRLILYPEKPEANGRIVIGLSALVIGVLGQVHIACGSPGRGEGTKAMQDAGGLIGWAASKPLVFMMGEVLAVPLLVLLTLFGLLVVTATPVNAIPQRLRALGAKLGIVEPAYDPEAAGEAYESYEEDWREPAPQPGRPRRSAPGRAEVYDVDQAEQEALTRRRRPRRPSVQPAFDRPMDAVDVAAAAAAALDGAVLNGMPPSPLVADLTRDVTAERAASLAAAAAEAAEGVDAPPAAPVPTARGAEAGRLPGAVPDLTKPAPEHTELPPRAEQLQLSGDITYALPSMDLLERGGPGKTRSAANDAVVESLSNVFSEFKVDAAVTGFTRGPTVTRYEVELGPAVKVEKITALTKNIAYAVASPDVRIISPIPGKSAVGIEIPNSDREMVNLGDVLRLADAAGDDHPMLVALGKDVEGGYVMANLAKMPHILVAGATGSGKSSCINCLITSVMIRATPEDVRMVLVDPKRVELTAYEGIPHLITPIITNPKRAAEALQWVVREMDLRYDDLAAFGFRHIDDFNEAIRNGKVKLPEGSERELQPYPYLLVIVDELADLMMVAPRDVEDAIVRITQLARAAGIHLVLATQRPSVDVVTGLIKANVPSRLAFATSSLADSRVILDQPGAEKLIGKGDGLFLPMGANKPVRMQGAFVTEQEVATVVQHCKDQMAPVFRDDVTVGTKQKKEIDEDIGDDLDLLCQAAELVVSTQFGSTSMLQRKLRVGFAKAGRLMDLMESRNIVGPSEGSKARDVLVKPDDLDGVLAVIRGESGA is encoded by the coding sequence ATGGCCTCACGTACGTCCGGCAAGGGTTCCCAGGGCACGGCGGGCACCGCGAAGCCGCGCGCCGGCCGTACGACGGGCGCCGCGAAGAAGGCGGCGCCCGGCAAGTCCCCGGCCAAGTCCCCCGTCAAGCCGCCCGCGAAGAAGACCGCGGCCAAGAAGGCCGCGCCCGCGAAGCGTCCGCCCGCGAAGAAGCCGGCGGCGAAGAAGGCCGCGCCCAAGCCCGCGCCGTCCCCCACCGGGGGCGTGTACCGGCTCGCCCGCGGGATCTGGCTGGGACTCGCACACGCCGTGGGGGCGATGTTCCGGGGGATAGGGCGCGGAGCCAGGGGCCTCGACCCCGCCCACCGCAAGGACGGCATGGCGCTGCTCCTGCTCGGGGTCGCGCTGATCGTCGCGGCGGGCACCTGGTCCAATCTGCGCGGTCCGGTCGGCGACCTCGTCGAGATGCTCGTCACCGGGGCGTTCGGCCGGCTCGACCTGCTGGTGCCGCTGCTGCTCGGTGCGATGGGTGTCCGGCTGATCCTCTATCCGGAGAAGCCCGAGGCCAACGGCCGGATCGTCATCGGCCTCTCCGCCCTGGTCATCGGCGTGCTCGGACAGGTCCACATCGCCTGCGGCTCCCCGGGGCGCGGCGAGGGCACCAAGGCCATGCAGGACGCGGGCGGGCTCATCGGCTGGGCCGCCTCCAAGCCGCTCGTCTTCATGATGGGCGAGGTCCTCGCCGTACCGCTCCTGGTGCTGCTCACCCTCTTCGGACTGCTCGTCGTCACCGCGACCCCGGTCAACGCCATCCCGCAGCGGCTGCGCGCGCTCGGCGCCAAGCTCGGCATCGTCGAGCCCGCGTACGACCCCGAGGCCGCCGGGGAGGCGTACGAGTCGTACGAGGAGGACTGGCGCGAGCCGGCCCCTCAGCCCGGCCGCCCCCGGCGCTCCGCCCCGGGACGCGCCGAGGTCTACGACGTCGACCAGGCCGAGCAGGAGGCGCTCACCCGGCGCCGGCGCCCGCGCCGGCCCTCGGTGCAGCCCGCCTTCGACCGGCCCATGGACGCCGTGGACGTCGCCGCGGCGGCCGCCGCCGCCCTCGACGGAGCCGTGCTCAACGGCATGCCGCCCTCCCCGCTGGTCGCCGATCTGACCCGGGACGTCACCGCCGAGCGGGCCGCGTCCCTGGCGGCCGCCGCCGCGGAAGCCGCCGAGGGCGTGGACGCCCCGCCCGCCGCGCCGGTGCCGACCGCCCGCGGCGCGGAGGCCGGGCGCCTCCCCGGAGCCGTACCGGATCTGACCAAGCCCGCGCCCGAGCACACCGAGCTGCCGCCCCGCGCGGAGCAACTGCAGCTGTCCGGGGACATCACGTACGCGCTGCCCTCGATGGATCTGCTGGAGCGTGGTGGGCCCGGCAAGACCCGCAGCGCCGCGAACGACGCGGTCGTGGAGTCGCTCTCCAACGTCTTCAGCGAGTTCAAGGTCGACGCGGCGGTCACGGGCTTCACGCGTGGTCCGACGGTCACGCGGTACGAGGTCGAGCTCGGCCCGGCCGTGAAGGTCGAGAAGATCACGGCCCTGACCAAGAACATCGCGTACGCCGTGGCCTCGCCGGACGTGCGGATCATCTCGCCGATCCCGGGGAAGTCCGCGGTCGGCATCGAGATCCCCAACAGCGACCGCGAGATGGTCAACCTCGGCGACGTCCTGCGACTCGCGGACGCGGCGGGCGACGACCATCCGATGCTGGTGGCGCTCGGCAAGGACGTCGAGGGCGGCTATGTGATGGCCAACCTGGCGAAGATGCCGCACATCCTGGTCGCCGGTGCCACCGGCTCGGGCAAGTCCTCGTGCATCAACTGCCTGATCACCTCGGTGATGATAAGAGCGACCCCCGAGGACGTCCGGATGGTGCTGGTCGACCCCAAGCGGGTCGAGCTCACCGCGTACGAGGGCATCCCGCACCTGATCACGCCGATCATCACCAACCCGAAGCGGGCCGCCGAGGCCCTGCAGTGGGTGGTGCGCGAGATGGACCTGCGCTACGACGACCTGGCCGCCTTCGGCTTCCGGCACATCGACGACTTCAACGAGGCCATCCGCAACGGCAAGGTCAAGCTGCCCGAGGGCAGCGAGCGCGAGCTGCAGCCCTATCCGTACCTGCTGGTGATCGTGGACGAGCTCGCCGACCTGATGATGGTCGCGCCGCGGGACGTCGAGGACGCGATCGTGCGCATCACCCAGCTGGCCCGTGCGGCGGGCATCCATCTCGTGCTCGCCACCCAGCGCCCGTCGGTGGACGTCGTCACCGGTCTGATCAAGGCGAACGTGCCGTCGAGGCTCGCGTTCGCGACCTCCTCGCTCGCCGACAGCCGGGTCATCCTCGACCAGCCCGGCGCCGAGAAGCTCATCGGAAAGGGTGACGGCCTGTTCCTGCCGATGGGCGCCAACAAGCCCGTCCGCATGCAGGGCGCCTTCGTGACCGAGCAGGAGGTCGCGACCGTCGTCCAGCACTGCAAGGACCAGATGGCGCCGGTCTTCCGGGACGACGTCACCGTCGGCACCAAGCAGAAGAAGGAGATCGACGAGGACATCGGCGACGACCTCGACCTGCTGTGCCAGGCCGCCGAGCTGGTCGTCTCGACCCAGTTCGGCTCCACCTCGATGCTCCAGCGCAAGCTGCGCGTCGGCTTCGCGAAGGCCGGCCGGCTGATGGACCTGATGGAGTCGCGGAACATCGTCGGGCCCAGCGAGGGCTCCAAGGCACGGGACGTCCTCGTCAAGCCGGATGACCTGGACGGGGTGCTCGCCGTCATCCGCGGGGAGTCGGGGGCGTGA
- a CDS encoding response regulator encodes MVQKAKILLVDDRPENLLALEAILSALDQTLVRASSGEEALKALLTDDFAVILLDVQMPGMDGFETAAHIKRRERTRDIPIIFLTAINHGPHHTFRGYAAGAVDYISKPFDPWVLRAKVSVFVELYMKNCQLREQAALLRLQLEGGGHGGHAKESAGLLAELSARLAAVEEQAEALSKQLDDDSADAAAVATAAHLERKLTGLRRALDALEPGTGGPTPLPSQS; translated from the coding sequence ATGGTGCAGAAGGCCAAGATCCTCCTGGTCGATGACCGGCCGGAGAATCTGCTGGCGCTGGAGGCCATTCTCTCCGCGCTCGATCAGACGCTGGTGCGGGCATCGTCCGGGGAGGAAGCGCTCAAGGCGCTGTTGACCGACGATTTCGCGGTCATCCTGCTGGACGTTCAGATGCCGGGAATGGATGGATTCGAGACCGCCGCGCACATCAAGCGGCGCGAGCGGACCCGGGACATTCCGATCATCTTCCTCACGGCGATCAACCACGGCCCGCACCACACCTTCCGTGGCTACGCCGCGGGCGCGGTCGACTACATCTCCAAGCCGTTCGACCCGTGGGTGCTGCGCGCCAAGGTCTCGGTCTTCGTCGAGCTGTACATGAAGAACTGTCAGCTGCGCGAGCAGGCCGCGCTGCTCCGGCTCCAGCTGGAGGGCGGCGGACACGGCGGTCACGCCAAGGAGTCCGCCGGACTGCTCGCGGAGCTCTCCGCCCGCCTCGCCGCGGTCGAGGAGCAGGCGGAGGCGCTGTCCAAACAGCTCGACGACGACTCCGCCGACGCCGCGGCCGTCGCCACCGCCGCCCATCTGGAGCGCAAACTCACCGGGCTGCGGCGGGCTCTCGACGCACTGGAGCCCGGCACGGGCGGCCCGACCCCACTTCCCTCGCAGAGCTGA